In Tistrella mobilis, the genomic window GGCCCGCCATGGCGCACCACGGCTGCGGCTGGCGGCGGGTGTCGGTCTGGGTCTGATCGGCCTCGTCACCCTGGCGGTGCCGCCCGCCCTCCTCACCGAAATCTGCCTGTTTTAGATGCATTATTCCTGGAATCATTCTGAATGACCAAAAACAGGGCAAATAAGTCCGGAGAATCGGCCCCGCCCGGCGGTTTTATCCCGCAGTTCGGGCCGTTCTCTCGCCTCTCGAAATAACGGTACGTATTTTGCAAGACGAGATGGCCCCCGACTCCGAATAAAACGAGAGTCCGGCCCATGATCTCGCCCCATCACTTCGGCACCATCACCTCGGGCGCCATTGACGGACTGACCTCGATCATCAGGTCGAAAGGCGGCAGGCCCGAAGAGGTCTATGCCCGGATCGGCCTGCCGGCCGATCCGGGCGACACCGAGGTTCTGCCGCTCGCCAGTTTCACCGCGACGCTGGAAGCCGCAGCCGCCGATACCGGCTCCACCACCTTCGGGCTCGATTACGGCCGGGTCTTCGACATCCGCCGGCTGGGTGGGGTGGGAGAGGTTTTCCACTGCGATCTGACCGTCGGCGGCGCGCTGGAAAAGTTCTGCCGCTATCTGCCCACCGCCCAGGACAACACCCGGGTCCGGCTTGAGGTTGCGGGCGATCTTGCCCGGCTGTCCTACGAGATCGAGGATCCGACGGTGCATGAACGGGTTCAGGACGCCAATTTCACCCTGGCGCTGCAACATCATGTGGTGGCCTGGCTGGCCGGGCCGCGCTTCCGGGCAAGCCGGGTGGAGTTCCGCCATCAGCCCCAGGGCGATGCGCCCGACTATCGCCACCATTTCGACTGCCCGGTCCGCTTCGGTGCGCGGGAGAACGCGCTGCTCTTTCCCGCCCACTGGCTGGATGCCGCAATCCCGACCGCCGATCCCGGCCGCTGCCGGCGGGTGGAAGACGATCTTGCCCGCCGGATGGCCCGGCACACCGCCCGCATCGATTTCACCGCCGGCATCGAGGCCTGGATGGTCGAGGCGCTGCATCGCGGCACGCCGATCGAACTGCCGTACCTCGCCGCCGATCTGGGCATGAGCCCGCGCACCCTGCAACGCAAGCTCGATGCCGTGGGTGTGGCCTTCGCCGATCTCCGCAACCGGGTCCGGCTGCGCCTTGCCCGGGCCATGCTGACCGGAACCCGCATGCCGGTCACCCAGATCGCACTGCATCTGGGCTATAGCGAAACCAGTGCCTTCACCCGCGCCTTCAAGGCCAT contains:
- a CDS encoding AraC family transcriptional regulator; this encodes MISPHHFGTITSGAIDGLTSIIRSKGGRPEEVYARIGLPADPGDTEVLPLASFTATLEAAAADTGSTTFGLDYGRVFDIRRLGGVGEVFHCDLTVGGALEKFCRYLPTAQDNTRVRLEVAGDLARLSYEIEDPTVHERVQDANFTLALQHHVVAWLAGPRFRASRVEFRHQPQGDAPDYRHHFDCPVRFGARENALLFPAHWLDAAIPTADPGRCRRVEDDLARRMARHTARIDFTAGIEAWMVEALHRGTPIELPYLAADLGMSPRTLQRKLDAVGVAFADLRNRVRLRLARAMLTGTRMPVTQIALHLGYSETSAFTRAFKAMTGQSPAAFRAA